A region of Dioscorea cayenensis subsp. rotundata cultivar TDr96_F1 chromosome 5, TDr96_F1_v2_PseudoChromosome.rev07_lg8_w22 25.fasta, whole genome shotgun sequence DNA encodes the following proteins:
- the LOC120261510 gene encoding LOW QUALITY PROTEIN: chaperone protein dnaJ 49-like (The sequence of the model RefSeq protein was modified relative to this genomic sequence to represent the inferred CDS: inserted 2 bases in 1 codon) yields the protein MDGNKDDALKCLKIGKAALESGDRGRALKFLSKARRLDPSLPVDELLLAALXGGESHDHSSSSNGANPSDAPSAEEAGNPDAGVASTASSSTTARTRVSLNGSTNGSARVCTEEQISIVREIKKQKDFYKILGLERNCTIEDVRKAYRKISLKVHPDKNNAPGSDEAFKAVSRAFQCLSNEETRKRYDLVGSEEPNYGVARPAARNYYNGYNGFYEADFDADEIFRNFFFGGGPMQTTPFGTFQFRTGGMGRHTANEMHGGGGGGFNLRTLIQILPVLLLLLLNFLPSSEPVYSLSRTYHHDYKVETPRGVPYYVKRDKFDQDYPYQSSERVALEKRIEREYIGILSQNCRVELQRRNWGLSYETPYCDMLRKFD from the exons atgGATGGGAACAAAGATGATGCTTTGAAATGCCTGAAAATCGGGAAAGCTGCTCTGGAATCTGGAGATCGGGGTCGTGCCCTCAAATTTCTCTCCAAAGCCCGTCGCTTGGATCCTAGTCTCCCCGTTGATGAACTTTTGTTGGCCGCCCT TGGTGGAGAATCTCATGATCACTCATCTTCTTCTAATGGCGCCAATCCATCTGATGCTCCCTCGGCAGAAGAAGCTGGCAATCCGGACGCTGGTGTTGCTTCAACAGCATCCTCGTCTACGACTGCCAGGACTAGGGTTTCTTTGAATGGATCTACAAATGGGTCTGCTAGGGTCTGCACAGAGGAGCAGATTTCCATTGTGAGggagattaaaaaacaaaaggatttcTACAAGATCTTGGGTTTAGAGAGGAATTGCACAATTGAAGATGTCCGCAAGGCTTATAGGAAGATATCTCTAAAGGTTCACCCAGACAAAAACAATGCACCGGGCTCAGATGAAGCATTTAAAGCTGTTTCTAGGGCTTTCCAATGTCTCAGCAATGAAGAGACCCGGAAAAGATATGATCTTGTGGGGTCTGAGGAGCCGAATTATGGTGTTGCCAGACCTGCTGCTAGGAATTACTATAATGGATATAATGGATTTTATGAGGCTGATTTTGATGCAGATGAGATATTTAGGAACTTTTTCTTTGGTGGAGGGCCAATGCAAACTACTCCTTTTGGGACATTTCAGTTTAGAACTGGTGGCATGGGCAGACACACTGCTAATGAGATgcatggtggtggtggtggtggtttcAACCTGCGGACACTGATCCAAATCTTGCCTGTTCTTCTGTTACTTTTACTGAACTTCCTCCCATCCTCAGAGCCTGTTTACTCCCTTTCTCGGACTTACCACCATGACTACAAGGTTGAGACTCCAAGGGGTGTGCCATATTATGTTAAGCGAGATAAATTTGATCAAGACTATCCTTACCAAAGTTCTGAGCGGGTAGCTCTGGAGAAACGTATTGAAAGGGAGTATATTGGTATCTTAAGTCAGAATTGTCGGGTTGAATTGCAGCGGCGAAACTGGGGTTTATCATATGAAACACCCTACTGTGACATGCTACGGAAGTTTGATTAG